The window GCGGAGGTCCGGGGGATCGGGCGGGTCACGGTGCGCCGGGGCGGCGGGGAGAGCACCTTCGCAAAAGGGGAGCGCTTCCGCCTGTCGCTCCTCGGAGGCCCGGCCCTCGCCCAAGGGGGTGAGGAGGGACGTTCCGGGCTTCCGAGTCCCTCGGAGGCAGCGCTTCGCGAGGAGGCATCGGGGGAGGAGGGCCTGGGGGGGGAAATCCGCCGGGCCGAGGCCGCCTTCGAGGCGGCCCTCGGCCGGGGCGACCCGGAGGCGGCCGCGGGAGCGCTCCTGGATCTGGATCACCTGCTCTGGGCCGCGCAGCGCAGGCCGGGGGACGAGGGCGATCTGGGGCAGGGGCGGGAGGCCTTTCGGGAGATGCTCGCGCTCCTGGGCCACGCCCACGGGGGAGCACAGCCCGAGACGGCGCCGTCCGCTCCGCTCGTGGAGGCTTTGGTGGCCCTGCGGGACGAGTGGCGCGAGGAGGGCAAGTGGACCGAGGCCGACGCGCTCCGGGATCGGCTGCGCGCGGCCGGCATCCTCGTGGAAGACACGCCGGCGGGGGCGCGCTGGCGCCCCCTTCCCGGCCCCCGTGACCCGAGCTGAACATCCGTGGGGCGTAGGGGAGCCATGGAGACCAACGCCGAAGGAGCCGAGGACTGCGCCGTCGCCCCAGTGACCTTGCCGGAGCTGGCGGAGCTCTGGCGCGGCGGCGGGCTCGACTGGGACTGTCTCTTCGTCCTGCCCCCCTGGCTCGAGGCATGGTCCGAGACCCTCGGGAGGGGCGAGACGCCGGTCCTGCGGGCGGTGCGGCAGGGGGGACGGCTCCTGGGGGTCGCCCCCCTGCGCCGCCGGGGCGACAGGGCCTCGTTCCTGGGCAGCCCCGACGTGTGCGACTACCAGGATTTCGTCCTGGCCCGGGATGGCCCGACGGCGGCCCCGGCCTTCTTCCGGGCGCTCCTGGGGCACCTCGAAGGGCTCGGGGTGCGGCAACTGGACCTGGGGGCGCTGCGCCCGGATGCTGCGGCGCGCCGGTTCCTTCCGGACGCGGCCGAGGCGGCGGGGTGGGAGGTCGCTTGGGCGCCGGACGGGGTCGCGGTGGAGCTCGACCTTCCCGCGACCTGGGAGGCGTTCCTTGCCCGCCTCGACAAGAAGGAGCGCCACGAGGTGCGCCGCAAGCTGCGGCGGCTCGAACGGACGGGCCAGGTGCGCTATCGCCGCGCAGCACCTGGGGAGGCGGCCGGGGAGGGGGGCGAGCGCTTCCTGCGGTTCTTTGCCGGGTACCGGGAGGACAAGGCGTCGTTCCTCACCCCGGGGCGGGAGGCCTTCTTCCGGCGCCTCCTGGCGGCCACGGCCCGGGAAGGGCTCGCCGAGCTGGCCTTTCTCGAGGTCGGTGGAGAGCCGGTGGCGGGGGTCCTGTGCTTCTCCTACCGGGACGCCACCTACCTGTACAACAACGGATACGATCCGTCCTGGGAGCACCTGAGCGTGGGGTTTGCGAGCAAGGTGTGGAGCATTCGGGAGAGCATCGGCCGTGGGGCGCGCCGCTACGACCTCCTCAAGGGCGACGAGGCGTACAAGCTGCGCCTCGGCGGCCGGCGGGTCCCCCTGGTGCGCTGCCTCCTGACGCGGCCCTGAGGCCGGAGCAGGGACGGCGAAGGGGAGCCTTCCCCCCGCCCCTCGAAATCGGTATCGGTATCGGGGTCGATACCGATACCGATAGCGATAGCGATTTCCATCAGAACCCTGTGGCGCTCTGCCGGCTGGGTTCACCCGGGCCAGCCGGGAAGATGTTCCTTCTCCCGAGACATGACGCATGAAGCCCACCCCCCTGCGCATCGCCATGCTGAGCCTTCACTCCAGCCCCTTCGGGGAGCTCGGGACCCGCGACACCGGGGGCATGAGCGTGTATGTGCGCGAGCTCGCGGGGGAGCTGGGTCGCCTCGGTCACCGGGTGGACGTCTTCACCCGTCGGCCCGTTCCGCACGCGCCGCGGGTGCAGCCCATGGGGCCCAACGTGCGCCTGGTCCACCTGGACGGAGGCGAGGGGGTGCACGACGGCAAGCTCGGCCTCTACCCGGGCCTGTCGCGCTTCCTGGCGTCGCTGGAGTCCTTCCGGGGGGGGGAGGGGGGGCGGTACGACCTGGTGCACAGCCATTACTGGCTCTCGGGGTGCCTGGGGGCCGGGGCGGCGGGCGGCTGGGGGGT is drawn from Thermodesulfobacteriota bacterium and contains these coding sequences:
- a CDS encoding GNAT family N-acetyltransferase, with translation METNAEGAEDCAVAPVTLPELAELWRGGGLDWDCLFVLPPWLEAWSETLGRGETPVLRAVRQGGRLLGVAPLRRRGDRASFLGSPDVCDYQDFVLARDGPTAAPAFFRALLGHLEGLGVRQLDLGALRPDAAARRFLPDAAEAAGWEVAWAPDGVAVELDLPATWEAFLARLDKKERHEVRRKLRRLERTGQVRYRRAAPGEAAGEGGERFLRFFAGYREDKASFLTPGREAFFRRLLAATAREGLAELAFLEVGGEPVAGVLCFSYRDATYLYNNGYDPSWEHLSVGFASKVWSIRESIGRGARRYDLLKGDEAYKLRLGGRRVPLVRCLLTRP